A genomic stretch from Candidatus Latescibacterota bacterium includes:
- a CDS encoding rhodanese-like domain-containing protein codes for MERIRYGIIQAIIITAISVVTAFTFNAFSENGINPFRKMNGVPVIEGFQTEEVEGIKIVGVDEFRSLLDGGGIVLDSRTAADYEQGHVPGAILLDYFEFGRYVDRVTPYLSFDEEFAIYCTGPYCDDSELLARELFALGYRKISVFRGGIEGWVEAGLPLETGMHDQ; via the coding sequence ATGGAACGGATCAGATATGGAATAATTCAGGCGATCATCATTACGGCGATTTCCGTCGTCACGGCCTTTACGTTCAATGCGTTTTCCGAGAACGGAATAAATCCGTTCAGGAAAATGAATGGGGTCCCTGTGATAGAGGGGTTCCAGACGGAGGAGGTCGAGGGAATAAAGATAGTGGGGGTCGATGAGTTCAGGTCGCTTCTCGATGGGGGAGGGATCGTACTTGATTCGAGGACAGCCGCGGATTATGAACAGGGTCATGTTCCAGGAGCGATACTTCTCGACTACTTCGAGTTCGGGAGATATGTGGATAGAGTCACTCCATATCTTTCATTTGATGAGGAATTTGCAATTTACTGTACCGGTCCGTACTGTGATGACTCCGAGTTGCTGGCGAGAGAGTTGTTCGCCCTCGGTTACAGGAAGATTTCTGTTTTCAGGGGTGGGATCGAGGGTTGGGTCGAGGCTGGACTTCCTCTCGAGACCGGTATGCACGACCAATAG
- a CDS encoding ATP-dependent 6-phosphofructokinase, with amino-acid sequence MVKKKAAKHKMPDPKKIKNVGILTGGGDCPGLNAVIKGLVRNAAYAYGWKATGIEDGFDGLLDCRGHKLTPKEMSGLQLKGGTILGTSNRGNPLSYPVKENGRTYNKDVTPEIVKNIKKMGIDVLVAVGGDGTMKIAQALFEKGVPIVGVPKTIDNDLDVTDVTFGFNSAVTIATDALDRLHTTAESHHRLLVLEVMGRDCGWIALEAGIAGGADVILMPEIPFDINVVCDHIQARKKRGKKFSIVIIAEGAYPQGGRKVYEKEPGADGTPGRLGGIGRWVAEKIGLLAKMETRVTVLGHVQRGGTPTTYDRILAMRFGVEAANLIARGEYGRMVCLKGREIKSANIKAAVKKLKRVDPDGQMVKTAEALGASVGRPE; translated from the coding sequence ATGGTGAAGAAAAAGGCTGCGAAACACAAGATGCCCGACCCGAAAAAGATTAAGAATGTAGGCATTCTCACAGGCGGCGGAGACTGCCCGGGCCTCAACGCTGTGATTAAGGGACTCGTCCGCAACGCAGCCTATGCTTACGGGTGGAAGGCCACCGGTATAGAAGACGGATTCGACGGACTTCTCGACTGCAGGGGACACAAACTCACCCCGAAAGAGATGTCAGGATTGCAGCTCAAGGGCGGCACGATTCTCGGCACGTCGAACCGCGGCAATCCACTCAGTTATCCTGTAAAAGAAAACGGCAGGACATATAACAAGGACGTGACCCCGGAGATCGTAAAAAATATCAAAAAAATGGGGATCGACGTCCTCGTAGCCGTCGGAGGCGACGGAACGATGAAGATCGCCCAGGCACTCTTTGAAAAAGGTGTACCCATAGTCGGCGTTCCGAAGACGATCGATAACGATCTCGACGTGACAGATGTCACCTTCGGCTTCAACAGCGCCGTCACTATAGCTACCGATGCCCTCGACAGACTCCACACGACCGCGGAGAGCCATCACAGGCTCCTTGTCCTGGAAGTCATGGGGCGCGACTGTGGATGGATCGCCCTGGAGGCAGGCATCGCCGGTGGAGCCGATGTCATACTGATGCCTGAGATCCCTTTCGATATCAATGTCGTCTGCGACCATATCCAGGCCCGCAAGAAACGTGGAAAAAAATTCAGCATTGTGATCATCGCCGAGGGGGCCTATCCACAGGGCGGCAGAAAAGTATATGAGAAAGAACCGGGCGCCGACGGCACTCCGGGAAGACTCGGTGGTATAGGCCGATGGGTGGCAGAAAAGATAGGACTTCTGGCAAAGATGGAGACGAGGGTGACCGTGCTGGGGCATGTCCAGAGAGGCGGTACCCCGACGACATACGACAGGATCCTCGCGATGCGTTTCGGCGTAGAAGCGGCAAACCTGATCGCCCGGGGAGAATATGGCAGGATGGTCTGCCTGAAGGGCCGGGAGATCAAGTCAGCCAACATCAAAGCAGCAGTCAAGAAACTCAAGAGGGTCGATCCCGACGGGCAGATGGTAAAGACGGCTGAGGCACTCGGAGCATCGGTGGGCCGCCCGGAGTAG
- a CDS encoding DoxX family protein — MAMMDYISGNGVFGVKGDFRDGPASWKDYVVLLCRIFLAAFFIYAAFQKAGKPLMFADEIRMYKVLGIGPLLYIMAIVLPWIEIICSISLLTGFFMRGSAFIFVVLNVVFIGVVIYRTFDIMNGEGTPFLDVYFDCGCGFGATYAWKKILEDAVFLLSALIIYFAPSYRFALGRRN; from the coding sequence ATGGCGATGATGGATTACATAAGCGGAAATGGTGTTTTCGGGGTGAAGGGTGACTTTCGGGATGGGCCGGCCAGCTGGAAGGACTATGTGGTCCTGCTATGCCGGATATTCCTCGCTGCCTTCTTCATCTACGCTGCTTTTCAGAAGGCCGGCAAACCCCTGATGTTCGCTGACGAGATCAGGATGTACAAGGTGCTCGGAATCGGCCCGCTCCTCTACATCATGGCGATCGTGCTGCCATGGATAGAGATAATCTGCAGCATCTCCCTGCTGACCGGGTTTTTTATGAGGGGTTCAGCTTTCATTTTTGTCGTTCTGAACGTGGTGTTCATTGGGGTAGTCATATACAGGACGTTCGATATAATGAATGGTGAGGGGACACCGTTCCTGGATGTTTATTTCGATTGCGGGTGTGGTTTTGGCGCTACCTATGCCTGGAAAAAGATACTTGAGGACGCGGTCTTCCTCTTGTCGGCTCTTATCATATATTTCGCGCCATCCTACAGATTTGCCCTTGGACGCCGTAACTGA
- a CDS encoding ParB N-terminal domain-containing protein — MKQLEKNVIPAAEEIISSPFCFRAVLPGNIHVPGIIVQEKEPSRSGPDDLELIESIRTHGIIEPPLIIRRDGENCIVTGHRRLAAAAAAGLTDTDMLVMGTDIPEDTVPAGILNIWLESARGGTVLSELEKLLLLSRAKVLAGPDLEDLMPILSDVFGRDINSTFAEKLLTLLDLTPPVRTALHNGRMRTGDLLSLGSHSSIDIDVAAGLLLGEKMSRGGMKKAIKLILYLADQHGTEWKNILVSSSESTPPLAVRLGKACYPHLEKDTTEIVRMIDSIGLPEEASINPPDNLEGGSYSLNIRIRDEARFSVILEKLSSALSAGRIERLLKILKGK, encoded by the coding sequence GTGAAACAGCTTGAAAAGAACGTCATTCCAGCGGCTGAGGAGATCATCTCGTCTCCGTTCTGCTTCAGGGCGGTTCTGCCGGGGAATATTCATGTTCCCGGTATCATCGTGCAGGAAAAAGAGCCGTCCAGATCAGGCCCCGACGATCTCGAACTGATCGAATCGATTCGGACTCACGGGATCATCGAACCACCTCTCATCATCCGCAGAGACGGTGAAAACTGCATCGTCACGGGGCACCGGCGCCTCGCGGCGGCAGCAGCTGCCGGCCTGACCGATACAGACATGCTCGTCATGGGCACGGATATTCCTGAAGACACTGTTCCTGCCGGGATCCTGAATATATGGCTCGAATCAGCCAGAGGGGGAACAGTTCTCTCCGAACTGGAGAAACTCCTGCTCCTGTCCAGGGCGAAAGTCCTTGCGGGACCGGATCTCGAAGATCTTATGCCCATACTGTCAGATGTATTTGGACGGGATATCAATTCGACTTTCGCTGAAAAGCTTCTTACCCTTCTGGATCTGACGCCCCCTGTAAGGACTGCTTTACACAACGGCAGGATGAGGACAGGTGATCTCCTGTCTCTCGGTTCACACTCTTCGATCGACATCGACGTGGCCGCCGGGTTGCTACTTGGTGAAAAGATGAGCCGTGGAGGGATGAAGAAGGCCATCAAGCTGATTCTGTATCTTGCCGACCAGCATGGAACGGAATGGAAAAATATCCTGGTCTCTTCCAGCGAATCGACCCCGCCTCTGGCAGTCCGGCTTGGAAAAGCCTGTTATCCGCATCTGGAAAAGGACACGACGGAGATCGTGAGAATGATTGACAGCATCGGCCTCCCTGAAGAAGCCTCGATCAATCCGCCTGACAACCTCGAGGGTGGAAGTTACTCCCTGAATATCAGGATACGTGACGAAGCACGGTTTTCTGTGATCCTGGAAAAACTGTCCTCCGCGCTTTCAGCCGGCAGGATAGAAAGACTGTTGAAAATTCTTAAAGGAAAATAA